Proteins from a genomic interval of Corynebacterium freiburgense:
- the rplU gene encoding 50S ribosomal protein L21, translated as MYAIVKTGGKQYKVAEGDLVKVEKIEGEPGASVALTPVLLVDGADVTSTADKLAKVSVKAEIVEHVKGPKIRILKYKNKTGYKKRQGHRQPLTVVKITGISN; from the coding sequence ATGTACGCGATCGTCAAGACCGGCGGCAAGCAGTACAAGGTTGCCGAAGGTGACCTCGTTAAGGTCGAGAAGATCGAGGGTGAGCCGGGTGCATCCGTGGCTCTCACCCCGGTTCTGCTCGTCGATGGCGCCGACGTAACTTCCACCGCCGACAAACTCGCCAAGGTGAGCGTCAAAGCCGAGATCGTCGAGCACGTAAAAGGCCCGAAGATCCGTATCCTTAAATACAAGAACAAGACCGGTTACAAAAAGCGCCAGGGTCACCGTCAGCCCCTGACCGTTGTAAAAATCACCGGAATCTCCAACTAG
- the ndk gene encoding nucleoside-diphosphate kinase — translation MTERTLILIKPDGVERGLIGEVISRIERKGLKITAMDLRVADKETAEKHYAEHVDKPFFGELVEFITSAPLVAGVVEGPRAIEAWRQLAGGTDPVGKATPGTIRGDFALEVATNVVHGSDSPESAEREIAIWFPNL, via the coding sequence ATGACTGAACGTACCCTGATTTTGATTAAGCCAGATGGTGTTGAACGCGGCCTGATCGGTGAAGTAATCTCCCGCATCGAGCGCAAAGGCCTAAAGATCACCGCCATGGATCTGCGCGTTGCAGATAAAGAAACCGCAGAAAAGCATTATGCAGAACATGTAGATAAGCCATTTTTCGGTGAGCTTGTAGAGTTTATTACCTCCGCACCATTGGTTGCGGGTGTTGTAGAAGGTCCGCGCGCAATTGAAGCATGGCGGCAGCTCGCCGGTGGCACTGACCCAGTTGGCAAAGCAACTCCAGGCACCATTCGCGGTGATTTCGCTTTGGAAGTTGCCACGAATGTTGTCCATGGCTCTGATTCCCCAGAGTCGGCAGAACGTGAAATCGCTATCTGGTTCCCAAACCTTTAA
- the rpmA gene encoding 50S ribosomal protein L27: MAHKKGASSSNNGRDSESKRLGVKRFGGQQVKAGEILIRQRGTKFHPGENVGRGGDDTLFALKAGAVKFSTKRNRRTVNIVENEVASA; this comes from the coding sequence ATGGCACACAAGAAGGGCGCATCAAGCTCAAATAACGGTCGCGATTCCGAGTCAAAACGCCTTGGCGTTAAGCGATTCGGTGGCCAGCAAGTCAAGGCCGGCGAAATTCTGATCCGTCAGCGTGGCACCAAATTCCACCCAGGTGAAAACGTAGGCCGCGGCGGCGATGATACCCTCTTCGCTCTCAAGGCAGGCGCCGTGAAATTCTCCACTAAGCGCAACCGTCGCACCGTCAATATCGTAGAAAACGAAGTAGCTTCTGCGTAA
- a CDS encoding translation initiation factor IF-2 N-terminal domain-containing protein: METKTRVHALAKMLGVPSRTLVLELDRLGFVKVAQSTLSVAEANLLLDAMIPAEEQPQEDQDKLRHRVEKNVANEIRQIEQKVDQQLEDFAAAVQEEQQAELLEDVVSEITPAPSTSPSFVTPIFMAPEDEAASVVPAPSISEEPEEIDEGARRKRRGRRGKGRGRGATEVVEVAEVEQTQDPVAIKGSTRLEAQRRRRADRREENRKKRHIVSEAEFLARRESVERSMVVREKQREDHPGLITQVGVLEDDLLVEHFVTSESQTTMVGNIYLGRVQNVLPSMEAAFIDIGKGRNGVLYAGEVDWRAAGLGGRARRIEQALKSGDQVLVQVTKDPAGHKGARLSTQISLAGRFLVYVPHGHSAGISRKLPETERRRLKEILKDILPEEGGAIIRTAAEGVSEQEIAADVQRLHAIWEHIAERTEEEKNSKGAKPITMYEEPDMLVKVVRDLFNEDFTRLIVEGDRAWKTVHSYVRSVAPDLLPRLERYQPEAHDGANVFEHYRIDEQLAKALSRKVWLPSGGTLVIDHTEAMTVIDVNTGKFTGSGGNLEETVTRNNLEAAEEIVRQMRLRDMGGMVVVDFIDMVLPENQDLVLRRLTEALGRDRTRHQISEVTSLGLVQMTRKRLGTGLLETFSTECEFCEGRGIILHDDPVEYQEVRPPSRKKLDKHQKQEKPVPHAQPIGEHPAATVMHRHQAEEKKPTIEELAAAVVITEEEQPAAQQTYEDAIAEFEASPRRKRATRGNSRSDRRPEPSDFEKPAESEHTDTVEKPRRGRRRVAKKQRDEAVVEHLEVIETSIRKGRRRAVRRSMSAAAPVRAEKPAKESTSTQVRTGRGRRRVVRKAFRSN, from the coding sequence TTGGAAACGAAAACACGGGTACATGCCTTAGCAAAAATGCTTGGTGTACCGTCCCGAACATTGGTGCTTGAGCTTGATCGATTGGGATTTGTAAAGGTCGCGCAATCGACATTGAGTGTTGCAGAAGCAAATCTTTTGCTTGATGCAATGATTCCGGCAGAAGAGCAGCCGCAAGAAGATCAGGATAAACTGCGCCATCGCGTGGAAAAAAATGTGGCCAATGAAATCCGTCAGATCGAACAAAAAGTAGATCAGCAACTAGAGGATTTTGCGGCCGCTGTGCAAGAGGAACAACAAGCGGAATTGCTGGAAGATGTGGTTTCAGAAATCACTCCCGCGCCATCTACCAGCCCGTCATTTGTAACGCCTATTTTTATGGCGCCGGAGGATGAGGCAGCGTCAGTAGTCCCCGCGCCGTCGATAAGCGAAGAACCTGAAGAGATTGATGAAGGAGCACGCCGGAAGCGCCGCGGCCGGCGTGGAAAAGGCCGCGGTCGGGGTGCTACTGAGGTTGTTGAGGTTGCGGAAGTTGAACAAACACAAGACCCCGTAGCGATTAAAGGTTCGACTCGCTTGGAGGCACAGCGGAGGCGCCGCGCGGACCGTCGGGAAGAAAATCGCAAAAAGCGCCACATTGTAAGTGAAGCGGAATTTCTGGCGCGCCGGGAATCCGTTGAGCGCTCAATGGTGGTGCGTGAAAAACAACGCGAAGATCATCCAGGGCTAATTACCCAAGTTGGTGTGCTCGAAGATGACCTGCTTGTTGAGCATTTCGTGACCTCAGAATCCCAAACCACAATGGTCGGAAATATCTATCTTGGCCGCGTACAAAACGTGCTGCCAAGCATGGAAGCCGCGTTTATTGATATTGGAAAAGGTCGCAATGGGGTGCTGTATGCCGGTGAGGTGGATTGGCGTGCGGCAGGCCTCGGTGGTCGCGCTCGTCGTATCGAACAAGCACTCAAATCTGGCGATCAAGTGCTAGTGCAGGTTACTAAAGACCCAGCGGGCCATAAAGGGGCTCGGTTATCTACTCAAATTTCGCTGGCCGGCAGGTTTCTGGTGTATGTACCGCATGGGCATAGCGCCGGTATTTCCCGGAAACTACCAGAAACAGAGCGGCGTCGCCTTAAGGAAATCCTTAAAGACATTCTGCCGGAAGAAGGCGGTGCGATTATTCGTACTGCTGCCGAAGGCGTAAGTGAGCAGGAAATCGCCGCGGATGTCCAACGCCTCCACGCTATTTGGGAACATATTGCCGAACGCACAGAGGAGGAGAAAAACTCCAAAGGGGCGAAACCAATCACCATGTATGAAGAGCCCGACATGCTGGTGAAAGTTGTTCGCGATCTATTTAATGAGGACTTTACCCGGCTTATTGTTGAAGGCGACCGCGCCTGGAAAACCGTTCATTCGTATGTGCGATCAGTTGCTCCAGACCTTTTACCTCGCCTTGAGCGTTATCAGCCTGAAGCCCACGACGGCGCAAATGTATTTGAGCATTATCGTATTGATGAACAGCTCGCTAAGGCGCTTTCCCGGAAAGTATGGTTGCCTTCCGGTGGCACGCTGGTTATTGACCACACCGAAGCAATGACCGTAATTGATGTCAATACCGGAAAGTTCACAGGGTCTGGTGGAAACCTCGAGGAAACCGTTACCCGAAATAACCTTGAAGCTGCTGAAGAAATCGTCCGCCAAATGCGTTTGAGAGATATGGGCGGTATGGTTGTCGTGGACTTTATCGATATGGTCTTGCCGGAAAACCAAGACCTGGTATTGCGGCGATTAACTGAAGCTCTTGGGAGGGACCGCACTCGCCACCAGATTTCCGAAGTAACTTCGCTAGGGCTTGTCCAAATGACTCGTAAACGCTTAGGAACGGGTCTGCTGGAAACCTTCTCCACCGAATGTGAGTTCTGCGAAGGTCGCGGCATAATCCTTCATGACGATCCCGTGGAATACCAAGAAGTTCGTCCGCCATCCCGCAAAAAGCTGGACAAGCACCAAAAACAAGAAAAGCCAGTTCCGCACGCGCAGCCAATTGGGGAACACCCGGCCGCCACTGTAATGCACCGGCACCAGGCGGAAGAGAAGAAACCAACCATAGAAGAGCTCGCCGCAGCCGTAGTGATTACTGAGGAAGAACAACCCGCCGCGCAGCAAACCTATGAGGATGCTATTGCCGAATTTGAGGCTTCTCCGCGACGTAAACGCGCCACCCGCGGGAACTCCCGTTCTGATCGACGCCCAGAGCCCAGCGATTTTGAAAAGCCTGCTGAGTCCGAGCATACGGATACTGTCGAAAAACCGCGGCGTGGGCGGCGTCGAGTAGCAAAAAAGCAGCGCGATGAAGCGGTTGTTGAGCACCTTGAGGTTATTGAAACTTCTATTCGTAAGGGACGACGCCGTGCAGTCCGCCGCTCAATGAGCGCTGCGGCGCCTGTGCGTGCCGAAAAACCAGCCAAAGAAAGCACTTCAACCCAAGTTCGAACCGGGCGCGGACGACGTCGTGTTGTTCGAAAAGCCTTCCGTTCGAACTAG